In Mixophyes fleayi isolate aMixFle1 chromosome 11, aMixFle1.hap1, whole genome shotgun sequence, one DNA window encodes the following:
- the LOC142107459 gene encoding free fatty acid receptor 2-like, with the protein MDSIIHIPLVLFVYILAFVTGVPSNILAFHTFLVKVRQKPSPVTIFLLNLTISDLLLLFFLPFKMVEAASDMNWPMPRFLCPIVVLVYFCSIYISTLFLTAVSIERYMGVAYPIKYKVSRKTVHAVWVSVFIWGFSALQGSVSFIVIMFLPSNVSHQDRCYQTFSKEQMKLVMPFRLEGSLVMFCVPFIITTFCYVNFVRLLMSMPKNRGKKKYRATCLAVATLFNFTLCFAPYNISHIIGFIQNENPRWRVYALLLSTLNASIDPIIFYYSSTPVQRAFRKCFQDIKRKLNIKNAAESQLELSQFSETQTTCERVGASDQTCSSFLICN; encoded by the coding sequence ATGGACTCCATAATACATATTCCGTTGGTTCTATTTGTCTATATCTTGGCTTTTGTTACCGGAGTTCCTTCCAACATCCTGGCATTTCATACATTCTTGGTCAAGGTTCGACAAAAGCCATCTCCTGTGACGATTTTCCTCCTCAACCTTACCATTTCTGACCTGCTTCTTCTCTTTTTCCTTCCTTTTAAAATGGTGGAAGCGGCTTCGGATATGAACTGGCCTATGCCCCGTTTCCTCTGCCCCATTGTGGTATTAGTATACTTCTGCAGTATATACATCAGTACTCTCTTCTTGACTGCAGTCAGCATTGAGCGTTACATGGGGGTTGCTTATCCAATCAAATACAAAGTCAGCAGGAAAACAGTCCATGCCGTCTGGGTCTCCGTTTTCATCTGGGGGTTCAGTGCCCTACAGGGTAGTGTCAGTTTCATTGTCATAATGTTCTTGCCCAGTAATGTCAGTCATCAGGACAGATGCTATCAGACTTTCTCCAAGGAACAGATGAAACTGGTAATGCCATTTAGACTAGAAGGGAGCCTTGTGATGTTCTGCGTCCCCTTTATAATAACAACCTTTTGCTATGTCAACTTTGTCAGGCTGTTGATGTCAATGCCCAAGAACAGAGGGAAGAAAAAATATCGAGCCACCTGTTTGGCGGTGGCCACGCTCTTCAATTTCACCCTCTGTTTTGCACCTTACAATATTTCCCACATCATTGGGTTCATACAGAATGAAAACCCACGTTGGAGGGTGTATGCTTTGCTGCTGAGCACGCTCAATGCGAGCATTGACCCGATAATATTCTACTACTCCTCTACTCCTGTTCAGAGAGCGTTCCGAAAATGCTTCCAAGACATAAAGAGGAAACTAAATATAAAAAACGCTGCAGAGTCTCAGCTGGAGCTGAGCCAGTTCAGTGAAACACAGACAACATGCGAAAGAGTCGGAGCTTCTGACCAAACCTGTAGCTCTTTCCTAATTTGTAACTAA